One window from the genome of Agarivorans sp. Alg241-V36 encodes:
- the queG gene encoding tRNA epoxyqueuosine(34) reductase QueG: MSLLSEIDLKQLVQHIKLTAKSLGFQQIGITDVDLSQHHQDVEQWLAKNYHGEMDYLARNLELRKHPEQLHEGTQRIISVRMDYLPEDAKFAQSLSASDQAYISRYALGRDYHKLMRKRLNQLGKAINDYCQQQLNMRPFVDSAPVMERQLATKAGLGWTGKHSLIINQDAGSWFFLGELFVDIPLPIDQPVNEQCGDCVACITICPTQAIVEPYQVDARRCISYLTIEYDGIIDEELRPLMGNRIYGCDDCQLTCPWNRYAQLTQEADFAAREQLDQPTLLALFAWTEEEFLKKTEGSPIRRIGYQQWLRNIAIALGNATYSQQAIDELNGKQGLEAVAQHHVDWAIEQQQNKAAKASRKTARLIRIIEKGLTRDA; encoded by the coding sequence ATGTCCCTACTATCCGAAATAGACCTAAAACAGCTGGTTCAACATATCAAGCTAACCGCTAAATCGCTAGGTTTTCAACAGATCGGCATAACAGATGTGGATCTCAGTCAACATCACCAAGATGTTGAGCAATGGCTAGCAAAAAACTATCACGGAGAAATGGACTATTTAGCCCGTAACCTAGAGCTTCGCAAACACCCAGAGCAGCTGCATGAAGGCACCCAACGAATCATTTCGGTGCGCATGGATTACCTACCGGAAGACGCTAAATTTGCCCAAAGCCTTAGCGCTAGCGATCAAGCCTATATTAGCCGTTATGCGCTAGGGCGTGATTACCATAAACTAATGCGCAAGCGGCTAAATCAACTGGGTAAAGCAATTAACGATTACTGCCAACAACAGCTCAACATGCGGCCATTTGTCGATTCAGCCCCAGTAATGGAGCGCCAACTGGCCACCAAAGCAGGTTTAGGTTGGACCGGTAAACACAGCTTAATTATCAACCAAGACGCCGGTTCGTGGTTTTTCTTAGGTGAGCTCTTTGTTGATATACCCCTGCCCATCGACCAACCAGTTAACGAGCAATGTGGCGATTGTGTTGCCTGCATCACCATTTGCCCCACCCAAGCCATTGTAGAACCCTATCAAGTGGATGCGCGTCGCTGCATTTCTTATCTCACCATTGAATACGATGGGATCATTGATGAAGAATTACGGCCGCTAATGGGCAATCGCATATATGGCTGCGACGATTGCCAGCTCACCTGCCCATGGAATCGTTATGCCCAACTCACTCAAGAAGCCGACTTTGCAGCAAGAGAGCAGTTAGACCAACCCACCCTGCTTGCTTTGTTTGCATGGACCGAAGAAGAGTTCCTCAAGAAAACCGAAGGCTCACCTATTCGACGTATTGGCTACCAACAGTGGCTACGTAATATTGCTATTGCCTTGGGCAACGCTACCTACTCCCAACAAGCCATTGACGAACTCAACGGTAAACAGGGGCTAGAAGCGGTTGCCCAACACCATGTTGACTGGGCAATAGAGCAGCAACAAAACAAAGCGGCAAAAGCTTCTCGCAAAACTGCCCGTTTGATCCGTATTATAGAAAAAGGATTAACTCGCGATGCGTAA
- the ppgK gene encoding polyphosphate--glucose phosphotransferase has translation MHLLGVDIGGTGIKAAIVDSTTGELISERHRIATPQPATPEAVAHSLKQMVEHFAWQGPIGCGFPATVHHGVAQTASNIDKSWIGTNVEALFAEYTDCPCYVVNDADAAGMAEMAFGAGQQHQGVVVIITVGTGLGSAVFVNGELLPNTEFGHIILEGRVAEHYASARVREAEELSWKKWGKRFNLYLQRLEFLMSPDCFIIGGGASKKFEKYQTQLDLKAEALPAQGLNQAGIVGAAMYAQHQS, from the coding sequence ATGCACTTACTTGGCGTTGATATTGGTGGCACCGGCATAAAGGCAGCCATCGTAGACTCTACAACTGGCGAGCTTATTAGCGAACGCCACCGCATTGCCACCCCACAACCTGCCACTCCCGAAGCAGTAGCCCACAGCTTAAAGCAAATGGTTGAGCATTTTGCTTGGCAAGGCCCTATTGGTTGCGGCTTTCCTGCAACGGTTCACCACGGGGTTGCGCAAACTGCCTCTAATATTGATAAAAGCTGGATTGGCACCAACGTTGAGGCCTTATTCGCTGAGTATACCGACTGCCCATGTTACGTAGTAAATGATGCCGATGCAGCAGGTATGGCTGAAATGGCCTTTGGTGCGGGCCAGCAACACCAAGGTGTGGTAGTGATTATTACCGTAGGCACCGGCTTAGGCAGTGCAGTATTTGTAAATGGCGAACTGCTTCCCAACACCGAGTTTGGCCATATTATTCTAGAAGGACGGGTAGCCGAACACTACGCCAGCGCCAGAGTCCGTGAAGCAGAAGAGCTAAGCTGGAAAAAATGGGGCAAGCGTTTCAACCTGTACCTACAGCGCCTCGAGTTTTTAATGTCGCCCGACTGCTTCATTATTGGTGGCGGTGCCAGTAAAAAATTCGAAAAGTACCAAACCCAGCTGGACCTAAAAGCCGAAGCATTACCTGCGCAAGGTTTAAACCAAGCAGGCATTGTTGGCGCAGCCATGTACGCCCAGCATCAAAGTTAA
- a CDS encoding DNA alkylation repair protein — MEQVKQVKKALREYAEPEKAAFLPTFFQALPGGYGEGDQFLGIRVPNTRKVAKTYPLSLELLPDLICSAFHEERFFALVVMCQHYQKAKSDDEQQAVLAFYQRYIKYVNNWDLVDCSAPKIVGPFIWQHQDWKLLEQLASSTSMWQQRIAMVSCFYYIRQDDVDITIALAKRFHTHSHPLMHKAVGWMLRELAKRNKPAVEAFLQQHLSVLPRELLRYSIEHFDEPLRQSYLSGSIVES; from the coding sequence ATGGAACAAGTCAAGCAGGTTAAAAAGGCCTTACGCGAATATGCCGAGCCAGAAAAGGCCGCCTTTTTACCGACGTTTTTTCAAGCATTACCCGGTGGTTACGGCGAAGGTGATCAGTTCTTAGGTATTCGGGTCCCTAACACAAGAAAAGTTGCTAAAACCTATCCTTTATCTCTTGAACTGCTTCCAGATTTAATCTGTTCTGCTTTTCATGAGGAGCGCTTTTTTGCTCTGGTAGTTATGTGTCAGCATTATCAAAAAGCTAAATCTGATGACGAGCAACAAGCGGTGTTGGCGTTTTACCAGCGTTACATTAAGTATGTCAATAACTGGGATTTAGTTGACTGTTCCGCCCCCAAAATTGTTGGGCCTTTTATCTGGCAGCATCAAGACTGGAAACTGCTCGAGCAACTTGCTAGCAGTACCAGCATGTGGCAGCAGCGCATTGCGATGGTGAGTTGTTTTTACTACATTCGCCAAGATGACGTTGATATTACCATTGCGTTAGCTAAGCGTTTTCATACCCATTCTCACCCTTTAATGCACAAAGCTGTGGGGTGGATGCTCAGAGAGCTAGCCAAGAGAAATAAGCCTGCAGTAGAGGCATTTTTACAACAGCACCTTAGCGTCCTGCCTAGAGAGTTGCTGCGTTATAGCATTGAGCATTTTGACGAGCCGCTTCGCCAATCTTATTTAAGCGGCTCTATTGTCGAGTCTTAA
- the orn gene encoding oligoribonuclease — MTVSEQNLVWVDMEMTGLEPMTDRVLEIATIITDAQLNILAEGPVIAVHQTDEVLAGMDEWCTTTHTGSGLVDRVRASTINEQQAAEQTIEFIKQWVPKGVSPMCGNSIGQDRRFMHQYLPELEQFFHYRNIDVSTVKELARRWQPEILDGFTKSGTHLALDDIRESIAEMQHYQKTFFKLGEN, encoded by the coding sequence ATGACTGTTAGTGAACAGAACTTAGTTTGGGTTGATATGGAGATGACTGGTCTCGAGCCCATGACTGATCGCGTTTTAGAGATCGCGACGATTATTACCGATGCTCAATTAAACATTCTCGCAGAAGGGCCAGTGATAGCTGTGCACCAAACTGATGAGGTGTTGGCGGGCATGGATGAGTGGTGTACAACAACTCATACTGGTTCTGGTTTAGTTGACCGAGTGCGTGCTAGCACTATTAACGAACAGCAAGCTGCTGAACAAACTATTGAGTTTATTAAGCAATGGGTACCTAAAGGGGTATCACCAATGTGTGGTAATAGCATTGGCCAAGACCGTCGCTTTATGCACCAGTATTTGCCTGAGCTTGAGCAATTCTTCCATTATCGAAATATTGATGTGAGCACGGTGAAAGAATTGGCTCGTCGTTGGCAGCCTGAGATTCTAGATGGCTTCACTAAAAGTGGCACCCATCTCGCGCTAGACGACATTCGAGAATCGATTGCGGAAATGCAGCACTATCAAAAAACCTTCTTTAAACTGGGCGAAAACTAA
- the rsgA gene encoding small ribosomal subunit biogenesis GTPase RsgA, with amino-acid sequence MTKRKKLSQGQLRRVRSNQEKRLKKQDSHQWLDNQLGPQQEGTIISRFGQHADVEASNGEVFRCNMRRSVGSLVSGDEVVWRAGNEEQSGIRGVIEACHERRSVLTRPDFYDGIKAIAANIDQVVIVSAVLPEFSTSIVDRYLVAVEDVDLEPIILLNKVDLLDAEQRSVIEAQLKNYQQLGYKVIYASTKQAEGLDDLSQQLSNKTSIFVGQSGVGKSSLVNSLLPEQSIDTKEVSEMSGLGQHTTTTARLYHLLCGGRLIDSPGVREFQLWHLEKDRVAWGFIEFRPWLNQCRFRDCKHQGDPGCAMQEAIDSGKISQQRFDSYQRILETMESNKPSRAIPGKK; translated from the coding sequence GTGACAAAGAGAAAGAAACTGAGCCAAGGTCAGCTTCGCCGTGTGCGCAGCAACCAAGAAAAGCGCTTAAAAAAACAAGATAGCCACCAATGGTTAGATAACCAATTGGGCCCTCAACAAGAGGGAACTATCATTAGCCGCTTCGGTCAACATGCCGATGTGGAAGCCAGCAATGGAGAAGTGTTCCGTTGTAATATGCGCCGTTCAGTAGGCTCTTTAGTTAGCGGAGATGAAGTAGTTTGGCGTGCTGGCAACGAAGAGCAATCTGGCATACGCGGGGTAATTGAAGCCTGTCACGAGCGTCGTTCAGTGCTTACTCGCCCCGATTTCTACGATGGCATTAAAGCCATTGCTGCCAATATCGACCAGGTTGTTATTGTGTCTGCGGTACTCCCCGAGTTTTCCACCAGCATTGTTGATCGCTATTTAGTTGCCGTTGAAGATGTTGATCTTGAACCGATTATTCTGCTGAATAAAGTTGATTTACTTGATGCAGAACAGCGCAGCGTTATAGAAGCACAGCTCAAAAATTATCAGCAGCTCGGCTACAAAGTGATTTACGCCAGCACCAAACAAGCCGAAGGGCTAGATGATTTAAGCCAGCAGTTAAGCAACAAAACCAGCATCTTTGTTGGTCAGTCTGGCGTGGGTAAAAGCTCATTGGTAAATAGCCTGCTACCAGAGCAGAGCATAGATACCAAAGAAGTCTCAGAGATGTCAGGGCTTGGTCAGCACACCACCACCACCGCTCGCTTATATCACTTGCTTTGTGGCGGGCGCTTAATTGATTCCCCTGGGGTTCGAGAGTTTCAGCTATGGCATCTTGAAAAAGACCGAGTAGCTTGGGGCTTTATCGAATTTCGCCCTTGGCTAAATCAATGCCGTTTTCGTGACTGCAAGCACCAAGGAGATCCTGGTTGCGCAATGCAAGAAGCGATAGACTCTGGCAAAATTTCGCAACAACGTTTCGACAGCTACCAGCGTATTCTTGAAACGATGGAAAGTAACAAACCTTCTCGGGCTATCCCCGGAAAGAAATAA
- the asd gene encoding archaetidylserine decarboxylase (Phosphatidylserine decarboxylase is synthesized as a single chain precursor. Generation of the pyruvoyl active site from a Ser is coupled to cleavage of a Gly-Ser bond between the larger (beta) and smaller (alpha chains). It is an integral membrane protein.) translates to MLDKIKVAAQYCFPQHGLSRLVGKLAQAEAGKLTHWVIKKFINRYQVDMNDAVHSEPSAYSSFNAFFTRPLKPGARPIVEGDNNLAHPVDGAVSQLGPIQHGQLIQAKGHDYSARELLGGDKALAEEFSDGDFATIYLAPKDYHRIHMPCKGKLRKMVYVPGQLFSVNPLTAANVPNLFARNERVVAIFDTEFGPMAMVLVGATIVASIETIWSGTVTPPGGKQVFTWDYQDQEISLDKGAEMGRFKLGSTVVMLFAKDAIEFEQSLAPTVPTVMGTHFATKAK, encoded by the coding sequence GTGTTAGACAAAATTAAAGTTGCTGCCCAGTACTGCTTTCCTCAACATGGTTTATCCCGTTTAGTGGGGAAACTTGCTCAAGCCGAGGCTGGTAAGTTGACCCATTGGGTAATTAAAAAGTTCATTAATCGCTATCAAGTAGACATGAACGATGCGGTGCACAGTGAACCCAGCGCTTATTCAAGCTTTAACGCGTTTTTTACCCGCCCCTTAAAGCCGGGTGCCCGCCCTATTGTTGAGGGTGACAATAACTTAGCTCATCCTGTGGATGGCGCGGTAAGCCAGTTAGGGCCTATTCAGCATGGTCAACTGATTCAAGCCAAAGGCCATGACTACAGTGCCCGTGAACTGCTCGGCGGAGATAAAGCCTTAGCCGAAGAATTTAGCGACGGTGACTTTGCCACCATCTACTTAGCCCCCAAAGACTACCACCGCATTCACATGCCTTGTAAAGGTAAGCTGCGTAAAATGGTCTACGTGCCAGGGCAACTGTTCTCGGTTAACCCTCTCACTGCTGCTAACGTACCAAACCTGTTTGCCCGCAACGAACGGGTAGTGGCAATTTTTGATACCGAGTTCGGCCCCATGGCCATGGTATTAGTAGGCGCCACCATTGTGGCCAGCATAGAAACCATTTGGTCGGGTACAGTAACGCCGCCAGGTGGCAAACAAGTATTCACTTGGGATTACCAAGACCAAGAAATTAGCTTAGACAAAGGCGCAGAAATGGGCCGCTTTAAATTGGGCTCTACCGTAGTGATGCTGTTTGCTAAAGACGCCATAGAATTCGAACAGTCACTCGCGCCAACAGTCCCTACCGTAATGGGCACTCACTTTGCGACTAAAGCAAAATAG